DNA from Roseimicrobium sp. ORNL1:
ATCTCCGGCATCATGATGTCCATGAGCACCAGATCCACGGGCGGGTCATTCTTTTCCAAAGCGGCGATGGCTTCACGGCCATTGCGGGTGATTTGCAGCTTCACCCCGCGTCCTTCCAGGAGGCTGGTCAGGGCAAAGACGTTTCGCACATCATCCTCCGCGATCAGAATGCGCCTCCCTTCCAGCGCGGCATCGCGGTTCGGTGCATTCTCCAGAATGCGTTGCGACTCCGGCGGGAGATTGGCCACCACTTGATGCAGGAAAAGAGTCACCTCATCAAGCAATCGCTCCGGCGACTTGGCCCCCTTGATGATGATGGATTTCGAATAGCGGCGCAATTGCTGCTCCTCATCCGCGCTGAGTTCACGGCCGGTGTACACAATCACGGGCGGAAAGGCATAGGCGTCCTCCGAGCTGAGCGTCTCCAGAAGGGTGAAGCCGGAAGCGTCCGGCAGGCTGAGGTCGAGCACCATGCAGTCAAAGGTGGTGGACTTCAGCAACTCCAGGCACTGGGCCGCCGTCGAGGCACACACCGTTTCAACATCACGCGAGCCGAGAAGCTTCTGCAGTGCATCCGCCTGCACGGCATCATCCTCCACCACGAGCACGCGACGCATCTTCTGTGTGAGACGTGTTTCGAGCTTCTGGAAGGCATCGACCAATTGCTCCCGCTTCACAGGCTTGAGCATGTAGCCCACGGCGCCGAGTGCCATCGCCGTCTGCGCATAGTCAGAGCCGGAGACCACATGCACCGGGATATGCCGTGTGCGAGCATCGCCTTTGAGCCGCTCGAGGACGAAGAGTCCGGTATTATCCGGAAGTCCGATGTCAAGAACCACCGCACTGGGCAGATACTGCCGGGCAAGGTGAAGCGCCTCTTCCGCCGTCGTAGCGATGAGACACTGGAAGTTCATCTCATGCGCGAGATCAGAAATGATTTGGGCAAAAGACAGATCATCCTCGACAGTGAGAATGATTCGTCCACTTGCGGTGAGCTTCTCGCGGTCATCCTGTGCGCGCGGGTCAGTCACTGCATGGAGTGCGGTCTTGGATTTTTCCCGCTGGGAGGTCCTTGCGATCACCGGCACCTCTTCAGCCAATGGCGCAGTGAGGATGGCGGGTCCCGCATGCACGGCGGGCACCAGCACCGTGAAGGTGCTGCCACGACCGGGCTCGCTGGCGAGCTGCATCTCTCCACCCAGAAGCCGCGCCAACTCGCGTGAAATGGAAAGGCCCAGGCCCGTGCCGCCATACTTGCGACTTGTGGTGCCGTCAGCTTGATGGAAGGGCTCAAAGACGATGCGCTGGTGCTCGGCGGCAATCCCTATACCCGTATCCTGCACAGCGAATGCCACCCTCCCACCAGTGGCCCGGCTGATGCGGAGGGTCACGCTGCCCTTCTCGGTAAACTTGAGAGCGTTGGACAGGAGATTCTTCAACACCTGGACGAGGCGCTGCGCATCCGTTTCCATCACTGGGGGAGCATCCGGTTCGATTTTCGTGATCAGTTCCAGTCGCTTTTGTCCTGCCACCGGCTCAAAAGTCCGGCGCAGATCTGCCACCATGTCCTCCAGACGTACCGGGGCAGATTTGATCTCCATATGTCCTGCTTCGATCTTCGAAAGATCCAGCACATCATTGATCAAGGCGAGAAGGTCATTGCCTGCAGACTGGATGGTGAGTGCATACTTCACCTGTTCCTCATTGAGGTTGCCGCCGCGATTCTCCGCCAGCAGTTTCGCCAGGATGAGGGAGGAGTTCAGCGGCGTGCGCAGTTCGTGCGACATGTTCGCCAGGAAGTCTGACTTGTAGCGGCTGGCCTGCTCGACAGCGCGGGCCTGGTTCTCCAGCAACTGCTTCGCTTGAATCAACTCGTCCTTTTGATGTTCCAGGATTTGCGTCTGCTCCTCGAGCTGCGCGTTAGTCTGTTCCATCTCCACCTGCTGGAGTTCCATGCGGGACTGGGACTCCTGCAGCGCGCGCCCCTGCTCCTCCAGCTCTTCATTGGACACACGTAGTTCCTCGCCCTGGGCCTGCAGTTCCTCCGCCTGCCGCTGCGTTTCCTCCAGAAGCGTCTGGAGATTGTCGCGGTAGATGGCGGACTTCACAGCCACGCCGATTTGCTCCGCACTCTGTTCCAGAAAATTCTGCGCAAGAGAAGTCAGCGGATGCACGAAGCCGAACTCGAGAACAGCATTCACACCATCATCCGAAGTGGCGGGAAGGATCATGAGCTGGCGCGGAAGACTCTGCCCCAGGCCGGATCCCACCGTGAGGTACCCAGCAGGAACGTCATCCATGCGGATCCCCTTCCCCTGCGCCGCCGCCTGCCCCAACAAACCATCACCAGAGACAAACTTCTCCGGGATCGGACTGTCCAGTGGTACTCCCGTAGTCGCCACCCGATCGAAGTGCCCTTCCTTCCGGGTGAACATCACACCGGCATGGGCATCCACATACTTCGTGAGAAAGGCGAGGATGCTCTGCCCAAGTTGCTCCAAGTTCTGCTCGCCGAACATGGCCGAGGAAAGGCCGAGTTTCCCTGTCTGCAGCCACTCCTGGCGGGCTTGATTGGCATTGGCACGCTGGATGAGATAAGCCACCACGGTCGAGAGCACCACACCAATGATGGCCGTGAGGATGCCGCTCACCACCGCCACATTGTAAGCGCCGTCCATGGAAGCCACTCGCTCCTTCCTGAGCCGCTGCTCCTCCTCGATCATGCTCGCAATGTTGTTGCGGATGGCCTGCATCTCCGTCTTCCCCTGATCCGTGAGTACCACGGCAGCCGCAGCTTCGAACCCTTGGGACCGCCGCAGGGCGATTGTCTCAGCCAGTTCCTCAAACTTGGCATCCAGGTGTGTGTTCAACTGATCCAGGTAGGCTTGCTGGGTGGGATTGTCCCGCGTGAGCTCCCGGGTGCGAGCCTTGGCACCCTCGATCTCTGAGCGCGCCACATTGTAAGGATCGAGATACCTGTCTGTTCCCGTGATCACGAACCCGCGCTGTCCTGTCTCCGCATCCTTCATCAGCGTCAGGATGGTGTGCAGTGACACGATCACCTCATGGGTGTGCGCCACCTGCTTGGCATCATTGCGGAGGAAGGTGGCGTTTCGGTAGGAGACAAATCCGGCCGCCAGAAAGAACAACAGCCCGGCAACAAGGCCGAGTGCCGTGGGGAAACTTTGGGAGGGTCTCTGGTGAGTTGGTGTGGTCTGGCTGGTCATTTGTCGTTCTGAGAACTGGGACGTGCAATTTCAAAGGTCCAGGGAGCACTGCAACGCCCAATTCCGATGCTGATGTTTCGAGTTACTTCATGCAATCGGATCTGGGCGCGTTGGCGTCCTGATTTTCAGCGACAACCACGAAAAAATCTTACCAGAGTGCAAACGTTGCCTCGAATTGTGTTACTCCAGCGCCTCCCAAGACGGAATGGGAATTTTCGAGCCTCTCCTTTTCTGCATCGCCTACCATGGCAGTCGTGCACCGGGAAATCTGGTGGAGCATAGCGGATTCGAACCGCTGACCTTCTCATTGCGAACGAGACGCTCTACCAACTGAGCTAATGCCCCCTAGGAATCACCTCCGTAGGAGGCGGGTGGAAGGCAAGAATATCGTCGGGGGACGGCTTGTCATCCGATTTTCCAACGAAATTCGCAGCCTGAACCGGTTTCATCCTCCCGGCCACTCTGTCCCCCACCTCCTGAAAGGTAACGGCACGGGCCCTCGCGTGCGCCCCCTCCCCCGTGGCATCAGCATTCCAGTGCTCTGCGACCGAGGCATTGCCATCGGCCTTCCACGCTTCCCTTCGACGGGCAAGACCAGTGTCCGGAGTGAGAGTCTCTCGGACCCTTTGGCGATGCAAGCGGCCCTGCTCCGCAAACAATTCCTCGCAGTGAGCTGCCAGGTCCATGAGAGAGAAAGGCCGGGACCCAATCACGGCGCCGTAAGTCCGTAGGAACCCGGCGGTTCTCTGAGATTATAAGTTGAAAACAGGGAGGGGGGAATCTATGTCGTGCGTCCGCCAGACCTCACTATGAGGGTTCGATTTCACAGCCTCATATCTACCTGTATCCTTTCCCTGGCGCTTTCGCCCTTCCTAACCATGTCATCGTGGGCGGCGGCAGGGAAGGTTTCGTACAATTTTGAGGTGCGCCCCATCCTGGCATCGAAGTGCTTTTCCTGTCACGGGAGCGATCCCAAAAATCGAAAGGGAGACTTGCGGCTGGATACGTTCGCGGATGCCACGGCCAAGGCCATCAAGCCAGGCAACCCGGCGGAAAGCGACCTGATGCAGCGCGTGCTGAGCGCCGATCCTGATGATGCGATGCCGCCGCCTGAGAAGCACCAGAGCCTGACGTCCGCACAGAAGGAGGTGCTCAGGCGTTGGATCGCAGAGGGCGCCGAGTATGAAGCGCACTGGGCTTTCGTCCCTCCGGCCAAACCTACAGCAAAGAGCATCGACGAAATTGTTCAGGCCAACTTAAAGGCCAAGAGCTGGCCGGCAGCCCCTGCGGCGGAGAAGCATGAGTGGCTCCGGCGAGTCACCCTGGGCCTGACCGGGATGGTGCCAACACTGCAGGAGATGGATGCGTTCCTGGCTGACGAAGGCCCCGGTGCCAGAGAAGCTGTCGTGGATCGCCTGTTGTCCCGACCCGCGTATGGTGAACGGATGGCTGCGGTGTGGCTGGATGCCGCACGCTATGCGGACACCTTTGGCCGCCACGAGGACATGGAAAACTACATGTGGCCATGGCGTGACTGGGTCATCAGGGCGTTCAACGACAACATGCCCTATGACCAATTCCTACTCTGGCAGATGGCCGGTGATTTATTGCCCCAGGCCACCAACGAGCAGCGGATTGCCACCGGCTTTCATCGTCTGGCGATGATGACCAATGAGGCAGGCAGCAACCCCGAGGAGAACCGGTGGATGCAAATCTTCGATCGCGTCCAGACGACTTCCACCGCCATCCTTGGGCT
Protein-coding regions in this window:
- a CDS encoding response regulator — protein: MTSQTTPTHQRPSQSFPTALGLVAGLLFFLAAGFVSYRNATFLRNDAKQVAHTHEVIVSLHTILTLMKDAETGQRGFVITGTDRYLDPYNVARSEIEGAKARTRELTRDNPTQQAYLDQLNTHLDAKFEELAETIALRRSQGFEAAAAVVLTDQGKTEMQAIRNNIASMIEEEQRLRKERVASMDGAYNVAVVSGILTAIIGVVLSTVVAYLIQRANANQARQEWLQTGKLGLSSAMFGEQNLEQLGQSILAFLTKYVDAHAGVMFTRKEGHFDRVATTGVPLDSPIPEKFVSGDGLLGQAAAQGKGIRMDDVPAGYLTVGSGLGQSLPRQLMILPATSDDGVNAVLEFGFVHPLTSLAQNFLEQSAEQIGVAVKSAIYRDNLQTLLEETQRQAEELQAQGEELRVSNEELEEQGRALQESQSRMELQQVEMEQTNAQLEEQTQILEHQKDELIQAKQLLENQARAVEQASRYKSDFLANMSHELRTPLNSSLILAKLLAENRGGNLNEEQVKYALTIQSAGNDLLALINDVLDLSKIEAGHMEIKSAPVRLEDMVADLRRTFEPVAGQKRLELITKIEPDAPPVMETDAQRLVQVLKNLLSNALKFTEKGSVTLRISRATGGRVAFAVQDTGIGIAAEHQRIVFEPFHQADGTTSRKYGGTGLGLSISRELARLLGGEMQLASEPGRGSTFTVLVPAVHAGPAILTAPLAEEVPVIARTSQREKSKTALHAVTDPRAQDDREKLTASGRIILTVEDDLSFAQIISDLAHEMNFQCLIATTAEEALHLARQYLPSAVVLDIGLPDNTGLFVLERLKGDARTRHIPVHVVSGSDYAQTAMALGAVGYMLKPVKREQLVDAFQKLETRLTQKMRRVLVVEDDAVQADALQKLLGSRDVETVCASTAAQCLELLKSTTFDCMVLDLSLPDASGFTLLETLSSEDAYAFPPVIVYTGRELSADEEQQLRRYSKSIIIKGAKSPERLLDEVTLFLHQVVANLPPESQRILENAPNRDAALEGRRILIAEDDVRNVFALTSLLEGRGVKLQITRNGREAIAALEKNDPPVDLVLMDIMMPEMDGLTAMREIRKRPEWRKLPIIALTAKAMKDDQEKCIAAGANDYLAKPLDVDKLLSLIRVWMPR